The Coffea arabica cultivar ET-39 chromosome 8e, Coffea Arabica ET-39 HiFi, whole genome shotgun sequence genome window below encodes:
- the LOC113703437 gene encoding peamaclein-like, which produces MKLYVVSLLLVTLLLSSSLFEIAMANTSFCDSRCGVRCSKAGLMKRCLKYCGICCAACSCVPSGTYGNKSECRCYRDKLNSKGKPKCP; this is translated from the exons ATGAAGCTTTATGTTGTTAGTTTGCTACTGGTGACACTACTTTTGAGCTCCTCACTTTTCGAAATTGCAATGGCAAATACAA GTTTCTGCGACTCAAGGTGTGGGGTGAGATGCTCCAAAGCAGGCTTGATGAAGCGTTGCCTGAAGTATTGTGGAATCTGCTGTGCTGCATGTAGTTGCGTTCCTTCTGGAACATATGGCAACAAATCTGAATGCCGATGTTACAGAGACAAGCTCAACTCCAAAGGAAAACCCAAGTGCCCTTGA